A single region of the Streptomyces vilmorinianum genome encodes:
- the qcrA gene encoding cytochrome bc1 complex Rieske iron-sulfur subunit → MSSQEIPEENLPVEQATAHGAVKVAEDPFADPGLPPHKPRIQDIDERAARRSERAVAFMFTLSMLATVGFIASYVIFPVDKIVYIWPFGRVSALNFSLGLTLGAALFFIGAGAVHWARTLMSDVEIADERHPIEASPETKAKVMSDFAAGAAESGFGRRKLIRNTMFGALSLVPLSGLVLLRDMGPLPEKKLRSTMWAEGKQLINMNTHEPLRPEDVAVGSLTFAMPEGLSEHDHDFQVQIAKAALMIVRIQPDDIKDKRELEWSHEGIVAFSKICTHVGCPISLYEQQTHHVLCPCHQSTFDLSDGARVIFGPAGHALPQLRIGVNDKGFLEALGDFDEPVGPAFWERG, encoded by the coding sequence ATGAGTAGCCAAGAGATTCCAGAAGAGAACCTGCCCGTAGAGCAGGCCACCGCGCACGGCGCGGTGAAGGTCGCCGAAGACCCGTTCGCCGACCCGGGCCTTCCGCCCCACAAGCCGCGTATCCAGGACATCGACGAGCGGGCCGCCAGGCGGTCCGAGCGTGCGGTCGCCTTCATGTTCACGCTGTCGATGCTGGCCACCGTCGGCTTCATCGCCTCGTACGTGATCTTCCCCGTGGACAAGATCGTGTACATCTGGCCGTTCGGCCGGGTGAGCGCGCTCAACTTCTCGCTGGGTCTGACCCTCGGTGCCGCGCTCTTCTTCATCGGCGCGGGTGCGGTCCACTGGGCCCGCACCCTGATGTCCGATGTCGAGATCGCCGACGAGCGTCACCCGATCGAGGCCTCCCCGGAGACCAAGGCGAAGGTCATGTCGGACTTCGCGGCCGGTGCCGCCGAGTCGGGCTTCGGCCGCCGCAAGCTGATCCGCAACACGATGTTCGGCGCGCTGTCGCTCGTACCGCTCTCCGGTCTCGTGCTGCTTCGTGACATGGGCCCGCTGCCCGAGAAGAAGCTCCGCTCCACCATGTGGGCCGAGGGCAAGCAGCTCATCAACATGAACACGCACGAGCCGCTGCGTCCCGAGGACGTCGCCGTCGGTTCGCTGACGTTCGCGATGCCCGAGGGCCTCTCGGAGCACGACCACGACTTCCAGGTCCAGATCGCCAAGGCCGCCCTGATGATCGTCCGTATCCAGCCGGACGACATCAAGGACAAGCGCGAGCTCGAGTGGTCGCACGAGGGCATCGTCGCCTTCTCGAAGATCTGCACCCACGTGGGCTGCCCGATCTCCCTGTACGAGCAGCAGACGCACCACGTGCTCTGCCCGTGCCACCAGTCCACCTTCGACCTCTCCGACGGCGCCCGCGTCATCTTCGGCCCGGCCGGTCACGCCCTCCCGCAGCTGCGGATCGGCGTGAACGACAAGGGCTTCCTCGAGGCGCTCGGCGACTTCGACGAGCCCGTCGGCCCTGCCTTCTGGGAGCGCGGATGA
- the qcrB gene encoding cytochrome bc1 complex cytochrome b subunit, with amino-acid sequence MSTVTDTKKKAPAGERVADWADGRLGIYSLAKANMRKIFPDHWSFMLGEVALYSFIVIILTGVYLTLFFHPSMNEVEYHGSYVPLQGQLMSEAFNSTMRISFDVRGGLLIRQIHHWGALIFLAAMFVHMMRVFFTGAFRKPREINWLFGFLLFFLGMFTGFTGYSLPDDLLSGTGVRFMQGAILSVPIVGTYLSMFLFGGEFPGGDFVARFYSAHVLLLPGIMLGLVVAHLILVFYHKHTHYEGPGRTNKNVVGMPLLPVYMAKAGGFFFLVFGVIAVISAVASINPIWALGPYRPDQVSTGAQPDWYMGFSEGLIRVMPGWEINLWGHTLVLGVFIPLMIFPLVLVAIAVYPFIESWITGDKREHHIAQRPRNAPTRTAFGVAWITAYMVLLIGGGNDLWATHFQLSINSITWFVRIFFFVGPVIAFIATKRICLGLQRRDKDKVLHGRESGIIKRLPHGEFVEVHQPLSQGELYRLTAHEQHEPAELGPLVDENGVERKIGRMEKLRVKLSKGYYGEENQIAKPTAEEYKEITSGHGHH; translated from the coding sequence ATGAGCACTGTGACCGATACGAAGAAGAAGGCACCCGCCGGCGAGCGGGTGGCCGACTGGGCCGACGGCCGCCTGGGGATCTACTCCCTGGCCAAGGCCAACATGCGCAAGATCTTCCCGGACCACTGGTCCTTCATGCTGGGTGAGGTCGCGCTCTACAGCTTCATCGTCATCATCCTCACGGGTGTGTACCTGACGCTGTTCTTCCACCCGTCGATGAACGAGGTGGAGTACCACGGCAGCTACGTCCCGCTCCAGGGACAGCTGATGTCCGAGGCGTTCAACTCGACCATGCGCATCTCCTTCGATGTGCGCGGTGGTCTGCTCATCCGGCAGATCCACCACTGGGGCGCGCTGATCTTCCTCGCGGCGATGTTCGTGCACATGATGCGCGTGTTCTTCACGGGCGCGTTCCGCAAGCCGCGTGAGATCAACTGGCTGTTCGGCTTCCTGCTGTTCTTCCTGGGCATGTTCACCGGCTTCACCGGTTACTCGCTCCCGGACGACCTGCTCTCCGGCACCGGTGTCCGCTTCATGCAGGGCGCGATCCTGTCCGTGCCGATCGTCGGCACGTACCTGTCGATGTTCCTGTTCGGCGGCGAGTTCCCCGGCGGCGACTTCGTGGCCCGGTTCTACTCGGCCCACGTCCTGCTGCTGCCCGGCATCATGCTCGGCCTGGTGGTCGCCCACCTGATCCTGGTCTTCTACCACAAGCACACGCACTACGAAGGGCCGGGCCGCACCAACAAGAACGTCGTCGGCATGCCGCTGCTGCCGGTCTACATGGCCAAGGCCGGAGGCTTCTTCTTCCTGGTCTTCGGTGTCATCGCGGTCATCTCGGCGGTCGCCTCGATCAACCCGATCTGGGCGCTCGGCCCGTACCGTCCGGACCAGGTGTCCACCGGCGCGCAGCCCGACTGGTACATGGGCTTCTCCGAAGGCCTGATCCGTGTCATGCCCGGCTGGGAGATCAACCTCTGGGGCCACACGCTGGTCCTCGGCGTCTTCATCCCGCTGATGATCTTCCCGCTGGTCCTGGTCGCGATCGCGGTCTACCCGTTCATCGAGTCCTGGATCACCGGGGACAAGCGCGAGCACCACATCGCGCAGCGTCCGCGCAACGCCCCGACCCGGACGGCGTTCGGCGTCGCCTGGATCACGGCGTACATGGTGTTGCTGATCGGTGGTGGAAACGACCTCTGGGCCACCCACTTCCAGCTGTCGATCAACTCGATCACCTGGTTCGTCCGGATCTTCTTCTTCGTCGGACCGGTCATCGCGTTCATCGCCACCAAGCGGATCTGCCTCGGCCTCCAGCGCCGCGACAAGGACAAGGTGCTGCACGGCCGCGAGTCCGGCATCATCAAGCGCCTGCCGCACGGTGAGTTCGTCGAGGTCCACCAGCCGCTCAGCCAGGGCGAGCTCTACCGCCTCACGGCCCACGAGCAGCACGAGCCGGCCGAGCTCGGTCCGCTGGTCGACGAGAACGGCGTCGAGCGGAAGATCGGCCGCATGGAGAAGCTGCGGGTCAAGCTCAGCAAGGGCTACTACGGCGAGGAGAACCAGATCGCCAAGCCCACCGCCGAGGAGTACAAGGAGATCACGAGCGGCCACGGCCACCACTGA
- the trpD gene encoding anthranilate phosphoribosyltransferase yields MSAVTPAGGPTTAGRSWPTVLEGLLTGRDQSAEDTAWAMDRILRGEATDAQIAGFAVALRAKGETVEEITGLVRTMYEHANLIEVPGPSVDIVGTGGDGAKTVNISTMSAIVVAGTGAKVVKHGNRAASSASGASDVLEKLGVNLELTPRRVAEVAEEAGITFCFAVKFHPALRHVAAARKELGIRTTFNFLGPLTNPAKVKAQATGVADARMAPIMAGVLAERGSSALVFRGDDGLDELTTTATSRVWVVRDGAVREEAFDPRDVGIDLVPVEALRGADASYNADVARRLLAGETGPVRDAVLLNSAAALAALEPTGGTLVEQLREGIAKAAESIDSGAARQALERWIAASNA; encoded by the coding sequence ATGAGCGCTGTGACCCCCGCTGGAGGACCTACCACGGCGGGCCGCTCCTGGCCCACCGTCCTGGAAGGACTGCTGACCGGCCGCGACCAGAGCGCCGAGGACACCGCCTGGGCGATGGACCGGATCCTGCGCGGCGAGGCCACCGACGCCCAGATCGCCGGCTTCGCGGTCGCGCTGCGCGCCAAGGGCGAGACGGTCGAGGAGATCACGGGGCTCGTCCGCACGATGTACGAGCACGCCAACCTGATCGAGGTCCCCGGCCCGTCCGTGGACATCGTCGGCACCGGCGGCGACGGCGCCAAGACCGTCAACATCTCCACCATGTCCGCGATCGTGGTCGCCGGCACCGGTGCCAAGGTCGTCAAGCACGGCAACCGGGCCGCCTCCAGTGCCAGCGGCGCCTCCGACGTCCTGGAGAAGCTCGGCGTCAATCTGGAGCTGACCCCGCGGCGGGTCGCCGAGGTCGCCGAGGAGGCCGGGATCACCTTCTGCTTCGCGGTGAAGTTCCACCCGGCGCTGCGCCATGTGGCCGCCGCCCGCAAGGAGCTCGGCATCCGGACCACCTTCAACTTCCTCGGTCCGCTCACCAACCCGGCCAAGGTCAAGGCCCAGGCGACCGGCGTCGCCGACGCCCGGATGGCTCCCATCATGGCCGGGGTGCTCGCCGAGCGCGGCTCCTCCGCGCTCGTCTTCCGCGGCGACGACGGCCTGGACGAGCTGACGACCACGGCCACCTCGCGCGTGTGGGTGGTACGGGACGGGGCGGTGCGCGAGGAGGCCTTCGACCCGCGGGACGTCGGCATCGACCTCGTACCGGTGGAGGCCCTGCGCGGTGCCGACGCCTCGTACAACGCCGATGTGGCCCGCCGGCTGCTCGCGGGCGAGACGGGTCCGGTACGGGACGCGGTGCTGCTCAACTCGGCGGCGGCGCTGGCCGCCCTTGAGCCGACCGGGGGCACCCTGGTGGAGCAGCTGCGCGAGGGGATCGCGAAGGCGGCGGAGTCGATCGACTCGGGCGCGGCACGCCAGGCCCTGGAGCGCTGGATCGCCGCCAGCAACGCGTAG
- a CDS encoding aminotransferase class V-fold PLP-dependent enzyme: MSAYPNTATATVTVTAVATATATDCAAESGDPCCAAPLPVLGRDVTVPLVTGGEVTYAALDYAASAPALQRVWDDVAAYAPYYGSVHRGAGYLSQLSTDLFENSRVTVAEFLDCRPGDQVVFTRSTTDSLNLLSRIIPAGCEVFVFETEHHASLLPWKDARVTYLNAPRTPAQAVETLERALADRDPYGPALVCVTGASNVTGELWPVKELAAAAHAHGARIVLDAAQLAPHHPVSVRELDVDWVAFSGHKLYAPFGSGVLAGRADWLQAAEPYLAGGGASRTVARRADGGVDVEWHTTAARHEAGSPNVIGVYSIASACKALTEAGFEGLVAREQHLIATVREGLAEVPEVRILSLFGDESPRVGVLSFVVEGWNSSHFAAALSAEYGIGVRDGLFCAHPLVRTLLGSDPQVVGECGAPEAAPGEKSLNAIRVSFGAGTPDEHVERFVRAVKELVRDGARWNYRTEDGRCVPDRG, from the coding sequence ATGTCCGCGTACCCGAACACCGCCACCGCCACCGTCACCGTCACCGCCGTCGCCACCGCCACCGCGACCGACTGCGCCGCCGAGTCCGGCGACCCCTGCTGCGCCGCCCCGCTCCCGGTCCTCGGCCGGGATGTCACCGTCCCGCTCGTGACCGGCGGCGAGGTCACCTACGCCGCGCTCGACTACGCCGCCAGCGCGCCGGCCCTGCAGCGCGTCTGGGACGACGTCGCCGCCTACGCCCCGTACTACGGCAGCGTCCACCGCGGCGCCGGGTACCTCTCCCAGCTCTCCACCGACCTCTTCGAGAACAGCCGCGTCACCGTCGCCGAGTTCCTCGACTGCCGCCCCGGCGACCAGGTCGTCTTCACCCGCTCCACCACCGACTCGCTCAACCTGCTCTCCCGGATCATTCCGGCCGGTTGCGAGGTCTTCGTCTTCGAGACCGAGCACCACGCCTCGCTGCTGCCCTGGAAGGACGCCCGCGTCACCTACCTCAACGCGCCGCGCACCCCCGCCCAGGCCGTCGAGACCCTGGAGCGCGCGCTCGCCGACCGCGACCCCTACGGCCCCGCCCTCGTCTGCGTGACCGGCGCGTCCAACGTCACCGGTGAGCTGTGGCCGGTGAAGGAGCTCGCCGCCGCCGCGCACGCCCACGGCGCCCGTATCGTGCTCGACGCCGCCCAGCTCGCGCCCCACCACCCCGTCTCCGTACGGGAGTTGGACGTGGACTGGGTCGCCTTCTCCGGGCACAAGCTGTACGCCCCGTTCGGCTCGGGCGTCCTCGCGGGCCGCGCCGACTGGCTGCAGGCCGCCGAGCCGTACCTCGCGGGCGGCGGCGCCTCCCGTACGGTCGCCCGCCGGGCCGACGGCGGTGTGGACGTCGAGTGGCACACCACCGCCGCCCGCCACGAGGCCGGTTCGCCGAACGTCATCGGCGTCTACTCCATCGCCTCCGCCTGCAAGGCGCTCACCGAGGCCGGATTCGAGGGCCTCGTCGCCCGCGAGCAGCACCTGATCGCCACGGTCCGCGAGGGCCTCGCCGAGGTGCCCGAGGTCAGGATCCTCTCGCTCTTCGGCGACGAGTCCCCGCGCGTCGGCGTCCTCTCGTTCGTCGTGGAGGGCTGGAACAGCTCCCACTTCGCCGCCGCGCTCTCCGCCGAGTACGGCATCGGGGTGCGCGACGGCCTCTTCTGCGCCCACCCGCTGGTCCGCACGCTGCTCGGCAGCGACCCGCAGGTGGTGGGCGAGTGCGGCGCTCCGGAGGCCGCGCCGGGGGAGAAGTCGCTCAACGCCATCCGCGTGAGCTTCGGCGCCGGTACGCCGGACGAGCACGTGGAGCGTTTCGTACGGGCCGTGAAGGAGCTCGTCCGGGACGGCGCGCGCTGGAACTACCGCACCGAGGACGGCCGCTGCGTCCCGGACCGCGGCTGA
- a CDS encoding Lrp/AsnC family transcriptional regulator — MITAIVLIKTSVDRIPEIAESIAALDSVSEVFSVTGTYDLIAMVRVPRHDDLADVIPGRISKIPGVEATDTHVAFRTYSQHDLEAAFAIGLES; from the coding sequence GTGATCACCGCGATCGTGCTCATCAAGACCAGTGTGGACCGCATCCCGGAGATCGCGGAGTCGATCGCCGCGCTCGACAGCGTCAGCGAGGTCTTCTCGGTGACCGGCACGTACGACCTGATCGCCATGGTCCGGGTGCCCCGGCACGACGATCTGGCGGACGTGATCCCCGGCCGGATCAGCAAGATCCCCGGCGTCGAGGCGACGGACACGCACGTCGCGTTCCGTACGTACTCCCAGCACGACCTGGAAGCGGCCTTCGCGATCGGCCTGGAGTCGTAG
- a CDS encoding rhomboid family intramembrane serine protease, producing MIDWREAAHGAWRGARNGPTVTYGLIGVCCFTFLISPVSGLVPVQGTADAVLAAQSAYFQRWGVVPAELMSSEPRALLTPLTALFVHGSWLHLLGNMLFLYVFGAMAEERMGAVEFALFYLGCGYLALLGYAAAHASSEQTLVGASGAISGVLGAFLFLFPRSRVTSLFPFLFFLPLRFPAWIVLVFWFVLQWLAARSAGPGPGVAYLAHVVGFAVGFLYAWGRYRRGATVKAQAAATEGESQP from the coding sequence ATGATCGACTGGCGGGAAGCTGCCCACGGCGCCTGGCGCGGCGCCCGGAACGGGCCGACGGTGACGTACGGCCTGATCGGCGTCTGCTGCTTCACGTTCCTGATCAGCCCGGTGTCCGGTCTCGTCCCGGTCCAGGGGACGGCCGACGCGGTCCTCGCGGCGCAGAGCGCGTACTTCCAGCGCTGGGGAGTCGTGCCCGCCGAGCTGATGAGCAGCGAGCCGCGTGCCCTGCTCACCCCGCTGACCGCCCTGTTCGTCCACGGCAGCTGGCTGCATCTGCTAGGGAACATGCTGTTCCTCTACGTCTTCGGGGCGATGGCCGAGGAGCGGATGGGGGCCGTCGAGTTCGCCCTCTTCTACCTCGGCTGCGGCTACCTGGCGCTGCTCGGCTACGCGGCGGCCCACGCGAGCAGCGAGCAGACGCTGGTGGGGGCGTCGGGGGCGATCTCGGGGGTCCTCGGCGCGTTCCTCTTCCTCTTCCCCCGGTCCCGGGTGACCAGCCTGTTCCCGTTCCTCTTCTTCCTGCCGCTGCGCTTCCCCGCCTGGATCGTGCTGGTCTTCTGGTTCGTGCTGCAGTGGCTCGCGGCGCGCTCGGCCGGGCCGGGGCCGGGGGTCGCGTATCTGGCGCATGTGGTGGGCTTCGCCGTCGGCTTCCTCTACGCCTGGGGTAGGTACAGACGTGGGGCTACAGTGAAGGCCCAAGCCGCGGCGACCGAGGGAGAAAGCCAGCCGTGA
- a CDS encoding NYN domain-containing protein yields the protein MEQPAHGEPAGAAGDAAEALDRPLPEGVRRKVVALVSDAFGGLTVAELPAPLRQYARFTASRRAKFAGNAMAAALESDPLFRQRIGERFKEAQPELAGTVESGAPPAAADPVDVAAAAYVLRPPGWIKLVAAAGEEAQRVDAERADEAGRRELERLREEVATAKERGRAESEQLRTDLEAARKEAESLHRKLRSAQSDVKRGEAALRRAQAEIDTVRAETAAQISAADAETRRLKARLGEVEAALEASRRAAREGRSVEDMRLRLLLDTVLDAAQGLRRELALPPVSVHPADTVDAVEPGRMSPKDIAARALSETDPALLDQLLALPQAHLVVDGYNVTKTGYPTMPLEKQRLRLLGGLSALAARSGAEVTCVFDGAELAAPVLLAPPRGVRVLFSKPGVTADELIRQLVRAEPPGRPVVVVSTDREVADGVAKAGARPVASALLLKRLSRAS from the coding sequence GTGGAGCAGCCCGCGCACGGTGAGCCGGCCGGCGCGGCAGGTGACGCTGCCGAGGCGCTCGACCGCCCGTTGCCGGAAGGCGTACGGCGCAAGGTCGTCGCGCTGGTCTCGGACGCCTTCGGCGGGCTGACCGTCGCGGAGCTTCCGGCACCCCTGCGGCAGTACGCACGGTTCACCGCGAGCCGGCGGGCCAAGTTCGCGGGCAACGCCATGGCCGCCGCCCTGGAGAGCGATCCGCTGTTCCGGCAGCGGATCGGCGAGCGGTTCAAGGAGGCCCAGCCCGAGCTGGCCGGGACCGTCGAGTCCGGCGCCCCGCCCGCCGCCGCCGACCCCGTCGACGTCGCCGCGGCCGCCTATGTGCTGCGTCCGCCCGGCTGGATCAAGCTGGTCGCGGCCGCGGGCGAGGAGGCCCAGCGGGTGGACGCCGAGCGGGCCGACGAGGCCGGCCGGCGTGAGCTGGAGCGGCTGCGCGAGGAGGTCGCCACCGCCAAGGAGCGCGGCCGCGCGGAGAGCGAGCAGCTGCGCACCGATCTGGAGGCGGCCCGCAAGGAAGCCGAATCGCTTCACCGCAAGCTGCGCAGCGCCCAGAGCGATGTGAAGCGCGGCGAGGCGGCCCTGCGCCGCGCCCAGGCCGAGATCGACACGGTCAGGGCGGAGACGGCCGCGCAGATCTCCGCCGCCGACGCCGAGACCCGACGCCTCAAGGCCCGGCTCGGCGAGGTCGAGGCCGCGCTCGAGGCCAGCCGCCGGGCCGCCCGTGAGGGTCGCTCGGTGGAGGACATGCGGCTGCGGCTGCTGCTCGACACGGTGCTCGACGCCGCGCAGGGGCTGCGCCGCGAGCTGGCCCTGCCGCCCGTCTCCGTCCACCCGGCCGACACCGTCGACGCGGTGGAGCCGGGCCGGATGTCGCCGAAGGACATCGCGGCCCGCGCGCTCTCCGAGACCGACCCGGCGCTCCTGGACCAGCTCCTCGCGCTCCCGCAGGCGCATCTGGTCGTGGACGGCTACAACGTCACCAAGACCGGCTACCCGACCATGCCGCTGGAGAAGCAGCGGCTGCGGCTGCTCGGCGGGCTCTCCGCGCTCGCGGCCCGCTCGGGCGCCGAGGTCACGTGTGTCTTCGACGGGGCGGAGCTGGCGGCCCCGGTGCTCCTCGCGCCCCCGCGCGGGGTGCGGGTGCTGTTCTCCAAGCCGGGCGTCACCGCCGACGAGTTGATCCGTCAGCTGGTGCGCGCCGAGCCCCCGGGGCGTCCGGTCGTGGTGGTCTCCACCGACCGCGAGGTCGCCGACGGCGTGGCCAAGGCCGGTGCGCGGCCGGTCGCGTCCGCCTTGTTGCTGAAGCGGCTTTCGCGCGCCTCGTGA
- a CDS encoding C40 family peptidase, protein MASHRRPKQPSRARVTVLTATAAAAVALTAQSGAQAAPKPKIDDVKSKVDKLHHEAEEATEQYNLAEERRGKLQKEIGALQDKVARGQEELNTLRNNIGSVASAQYRSGGIDPAIQLFLSSDPDTYLDKASAIDQLGAKQADVLQSIQAKQRTLAQQRAEATTKLADLEDVRKTLGEKKKAFQGKLAEAQKLLNTLTAAERARIQEEEQRASRAAGERVDLGNEVPASQRGAAALNAAATQLGKPYVSGAEGPNSYDCSGLTQWAYRQAGVSISRTTYTQQNDGVKIGRSQLKPGDLVFFNSLSHVGLYAGNNTILHAPKPGAVVRYESMSYMGTFQFGVRI, encoded by the coding sequence GTGGCGTCCCACCGTCGTCCCAAGCAGCCGAGCCGCGCCCGCGTGACCGTGCTCACCGCGACCGCCGCCGCCGCGGTCGCCCTCACCGCCCAGAGCGGTGCCCAGGCCGCCCCGAAGCCGAAGATCGACGACGTGAAGTCGAAGGTCGACAAGCTGCACCACGAGGCCGAGGAGGCCACGGAGCAGTACAACCTGGCCGAGGAGCGCCGCGGCAAGCTGCAGAAGGAGATCGGCGCCCTTCAGGACAAGGTGGCCCGCGGCCAGGAGGAGCTCAACACCCTCCGGAACAACATCGGTTCGGTCGCCAGCGCGCAGTACCGCTCCGGTGGCATCGACCCGGCCATCCAGCTCTTCCTCTCCTCCGACCCGGACACCTACCTCGACAAGGCGTCCGCGATCGACCAGCTCGGCGCCAAGCAGGCCGACGTGCTCCAGTCGATCCAGGCCAAGCAGCGCACTCTCGCCCAGCAGCGCGCCGAGGCGACGACGAAGCTCGCCGACCTCGAGGACGTCCGCAAGACGCTCGGCGAGAAGAAGAAGGCCTTCCAGGGCAAGCTCGCCGAGGCCCAGAAGCTGCTCAACACCCTCACCGCCGCCGAGCGCGCGCGGATCCAGGAGGAGGAGCAGCGCGCCAGCCGCGCCGCGGGTGAGCGCGTCGACCTCGGCAACGAGGTCCCGGCCTCGCAGCGTGGCGCCGCCGCGCTCAACGCCGCCGCCACCCAGCTCGGCAAGCCGTACGTCTCCGGCGCCGAGGGCCCCAACTCGTACGACTGCTCCGGTCTGACGCAGTGGGCCTACCGCCAGGCCGGCGTCTCCATCAGCCGCACCACGTACACCCAGCAGAACGACGGCGTGAAGATCGGCCGCAGCCAGCTCAAGCCGGGCGACCTGGTCTTCTTCAACAGCCTTTCGCACGTGGGTCTGTACGCGGGCAACAACACGATCCTGCACGCCCCCAAGCCCGGCGCCGTGGTCCGCTACGAGT